The following are from one region of the Falco biarmicus isolate bFalBia1 chromosome 1, bFalBia1.pri, whole genome shotgun sequence genome:
- the ORAI1 gene encoding calcium release-activated calcium channel protein 1 — MSLNEHSMQALSWRKLYLSRAKLKASSRTSALLSGFAMVAMVEVQLDAEHDYPQGLLIAFSACTTVLVAVHLFALMISTCILPNIEAVSNVHNLNSVKESPHERMHRHIELAWAFSTVIGTLLFLAEVVLLCWVKFLPLKKKTDTLQSNSSTITSGQAAAIASTSIMVPFGLIFIVFAVHFYRSLVSHKTDRQFQELNELAEFARLQDQLDHRGDTISSAVTHFA; from the exons ATGAGCCTGAACGAGCACTCGATGCAGGCGCTGTCCTGGCGGAAGCTCTACCTGAGCCGCGCCAAGCTGAAAGCCTCCAGCCGCACCTCCGCGCTGCTCTCCGGCTTCGCCATG gtgGCTATGGTAGAAGTTCAGCTAGACGCAGAACATGACTACCCTCAAGGTCTCTTGATAGCCTTCAGTGCCTGTACTACTGTCCTTGTTGCAGTTCACCTTTTTGCACTTATGATAAGTACCTGCATTCTTCCAAATATCGAGGCTGTTAGCAATGTGCATAATCTCAACTCTGTAAAGGAATCTCCTCATGAGCGTATGCATCGGCACATTGAGCTCGCGTGGGCGTTTTCTACTGTCATTGGGACTTTGCTCTTTCTTGCAGAGGTGGTGTTACTGTGTTGGGTGAAGTTTCTtcctttaaagaagaaaactgataCGCTCCAGAGCAACAGTTCTACCATCACATCGGGACAGGCAGCAGCCATTGCATCAACGTCTATTATGGTTCCCTTTGGATTGATTTTCATTGTGTTTGCAGTCCACTTCTACAGGTCACTGGTGAGCCATAAAACAGACAGGCAATTTCAAGAACTGAATGAACTTGCTGAATTTGCACGGCTCCAGGATCAGCTGGATCACAGAGGTGATACTATCTCCTCAGCTGTTACCCATTTTGCATAA